A stretch of Planococcus citri chromosome 5, ihPlaCitr1.1, whole genome shotgun sequence DNA encodes these proteins:
- the LOC135848002 gene encoding uncharacterized protein LOC135848002, giving the protein MYAYLYKMNTFSLPFLMLSFLMLHQSYGGKHWERYIDWIPKDTLACYSDRTIGLFENLKQVVKTYCVQDGENEFKTKIVTRSGFYKIIAKEDGELFENGKKQAEEIALKVITKVHRCLSYDCSSEKQEKVNEFIQTFRRQITWCGDSEFLAKAVATLATTCEEEKKKGISNDSDIKSLFARNGVNDMSDWWARK; this is encoded by the exons ATGTACGCTTATTTGTACAAAATGAATACATTTTCCTTACCATTTCTGATGTTGTCATTTCTCA TGTTACATCAATCATATGGGGGTAAACATTGGGAACGATACATTG ATTGGATACCTAAAG ATACATTGGCTTGCTACAGTGACAGAACTATAGGgttatttgaaaacttgaaacaagTGGTCAAAACATACTGTGTTCAAGATGGAGAAAACGAATTCA agacCAAAATTGTCACAAGATCcggattttataaaattattgctAAGGAAGATGGCGAATTATTTGAGAACG GAAAAAAACAAGCAGAAGAAATAGCTTTAAAAGTGATCACCAAAGTCCATCGATGTTTATCCTATGACTGCAGCAGCGAAAAGCAGGAAAAAGTGAATG AATTTATCCAAACTTTTAGAAGACAAATTACTTGGTGCGGGG attCTGAATTTCTAGCGA AAGCTGTAGCTACTTTGGCGACGACTTgtgaagaagaaaagaaaaaaggaatttCGAATGACAGCGATATTAAATCCCTCTTTGCCCGGAATGGCGTTAATGATATGTCCGATTGGTGGGCTAGGAAATAG
- the LOC135847815 gene encoding uncharacterized protein LOC135847815: MYNMTSLSLFSLLSLFAALHQSEGIFSWDYQTITPRGSIDCYKGVTMELFRNLKKEVDENYIQDEEKELWYKIKIRSESTALITKHGPFRELFTEGMKQAEEIGTRTINKVNQWLLDNNCDDEKQQRIEHYIKTFRKGSAGCGDLNYLNNAITALEQTCMDKSEKSNTDDSASVLAVNEDSSNHDIKNPWIRSSRLHI, from the exons ATGTATAACATGACTTCATTATCATTGTTTTCTCTCTTATCATTATTCGCAg ctcTGCATCAGTCCGAGGGAATTTTTTCGTGGGATTATCAGA CTATAACACCCAGAG GATCTATAGATTGTTATAAAGGCGTGACAATggaattatttagaaatttaaaaaaagaggtcgatgaaaattacattcaagatgaagaaaaagaaCTTT GGTACAAAATTAAGATACGATCGGAATCTACGGCTTTAATCACTAAACATGGCCCatttcgcgaattattcaccgAAG GGATGAAACAAGCAGAAGAAATAGGTACCAGAACTATTAATAAGGTAAATCAATGGCTATTGGATAATAATTGTGATGACGAAAAACAACAACGAATAGAAC attatatcaaaactttcagaaaagGTAGCGCTGGATGTGGAG atttgaattatttgaata ATGCCATCACAGCTTTGGAGCAGACTTGTatggataaaagtgaaaaatcaaatacaGACGATTCGGCATCTGTTTTGGCTGTCAATGAAGATAGCAGTAACCATGATATAAAAAATCCTTGGATTAGATCAAGCAGGCTGCATATCTAA
- the LOC135848364 gene encoding uncharacterized protein LOC135848364, with the protein MLTNVKHVVKIIDPLACYRTLTLELFENLREVSDKLYVKLGEDEFKSKVKPRSNFFSFFCNDETDQKLFKKRLEEAERVAARGISSIRQWLTYHCTDEKLMKLMTITEAFRKGRDKCGDPDYLSISIMLLETACYSRPPYAWKSSIHGLQDDLLDSIDQ; encoded by the exons ATGTTAACAAATGTGAAACACGTCGTTA aaataatagATCCGTTAGCCTGCTACAGAACTCTGACATTGGAgttattcgaaaatttgagaGAGGTGTCAGACAAACTTTACGTCAAACTTGGAGAAGACGAATTCA AATCCAAGGTTAAACcaagatcaaattttttttcttttttttgcaatgatgAAAcagatcaaaaattattcaaaaaaa GGCTGGAAGAAGCAGAACGAGTGGCTGCTAGAGGGATCAGCTCAATTCGACAATGGCTTACTTATCATTGTACCGACGAGAAATTAATGAAACTAATGA CAATTACTGAAGCTTTCAGAAAAGGTAGAGATAAATGTGGAG ATCCTGACTACCTCAGCA tttcTATCATGCTTTTGGAGACAGCATGTTATTCCAGACCTCCATATGCCTGGAAAAGCAGTATTCACGGATTGCAGGACGATCTATTAGACTCGATAGACCAGTAA
- the LOC135848320 gene encoding uncharacterized protein LOC135848320, with translation MPCGSSTLYLLLIVIIHQSQGENLQENSERNTDLLTCYKSVTLELFGNLKNILQRPYGQIAENEFKSSVESRLKTLSLLLSNEKRLDDLVFRRKLQEMERTAEIGFIFISRRLKFSCTDEKQNQLLKYIANFKEHKAKCGDHDYLTNSPMILVLEKTCPQRGTKGYAENEPSSRLAEWKNSGYVDQVSKELKNKVQLLNN, from the exons ATGCCTTGTGGTTCTTCAACTCTTTACCTTTTGTTAATTG TAATAATACATCAATCGCAAGGTGAAAATTTACAGGAGAATTCAGAACGAAATACAG ATTTGTTGACCTGCTACAAAAGTGTAACTTTGGAactatttggaaatttaaaaaacattcttCAAAGGCCTTACGGACAAATAGCAGAAAATGAATTCA AATCAAGCGTTGAGTCAAGATTGAAAACTTTATCCTTACTTTTGTCCAATGAAAAACGTTTAGATGATCTAGTATTTAGGAGAA AACTACAAGAAATGGAACGAACAGCTGAGATCGGATTCATATTTATTTCCCGGCGGTTGAAATTTTCCTGCACCGACGAAAAACAAAACCAGCTGCTAA AATATATAGCAAATTTTAAAGAACATAAAGCTAAATGCGGTG ATCATGATTACCTCACCA ATTCCCcaatgattttggttttggaaaaaacgtgTCCACAAAGAGGGACAAAAGGTTATGCGGAAAATGAACCCTCGAGTAGGTTAGCCGAGTGGAAAAACAGTGGTTATGTAGATCAAGTAAgtaaagaattgaaaaacaaagtcCAACTTTTAAATAATTGA